One stretch of Zingiber officinale cultivar Zhangliang chromosome 6B, Zo_v1.1, whole genome shotgun sequence DNA includes these proteins:
- the LOC121991375 gene encoding probable serine/threonine-protein kinase PBL23 — MGKIERAPTTETEFETERELTIETKLEIEMESETERESTVEIESKAKRDLLLRQMIISVLTLASQGFSTKTTHQTTSNLIRTLGYMAPEYALQGTFTPKSDVCSFGIFVLEIITGRSV; from the exons ATGGGGAAGATTGAGAGGGCACCTACTACTGAGACCGAGTTTGAGACTGAGAGGGAGCTTACTATTGAGACAAAGCTCGAAATTGAGATGGAATCCGAGACTGAGAGGGAGTCTACTGTTGAGATAGAGTCTAAGGCTAAGAGGGATCTACTACTAAGACAA ATGATAATCTCTGTCCTGACTTTAGCATCGCAAGGCTTTTCGACCAAGACCACTCACCAAACTACTAGCAACCTCATTCGCACATT AGGATACATGGCTCCAGAGTATGCTCTGCAAGGAACCTTTACACCTAAATCAGATGTTTGCAGCTTTGGCATTTTCGTTCTAGAGATCATCACGGGAAGAAGTGTCTAG
- the LOC121988926 gene encoding serine/threonine-protein phosphatase PP1-like encodes MSMDLVLLDDIIRRLLEAKGGRTVKNAQLTDAEIRQLCVASKEIFVGQPNLLELEAPIKICGDVHGQYIDLLRLFEYGGYPPEANYLFLGDYVDRGKQSIETICLLLAYKIKYPENFFLLRGNHESASINRIYGFYDECKRRYNVRLWKVFTDCFNCLPVAALIDGKILCMHGGLSPELESLDQIRNIARPVDVPDQGLLCDLLWSDPDRGIDGWGENDRGVSYTFGHDKVTEFLQKHDLDLICRAHQVVEDGFEFFAKRQLVTIFSAPNYCGEFDNAGAMMSVDDTLTCSFQILKPADKKKGFGNNLLKPGTPPRKLAG; translated from the exons ATGTCGATGGATCTGGTTTTGTTGGACGATATCATACGGCGACTTCTGGAGGCCAAGGGCGGGAGGACTGTTAAGAATGCACAGCTGACCGATGCGGAGATCCGGCAACTGTGCGTCGCCTCCAAGGAGATCTTTGTCGGTCAGCCCAATCTTTTGGAGCTCGAGGCCCCCATCAAGATCTGTG GAGATGTTCACGGCCAATATATTGATCTTCTTAGGCTTTTTGAATACGGTGGGTACCCACCGGAAGCAAATTATCTGTTCCTTGGGGACTATGTTGATCGTGGTAAGCAGAGCATCGAAACCATATGCCTGCTCCTTGCATACAAGATCAAATATCCAGAAAACTTCTTTCTTCTACGGGGGAATCATGAATCTGCATCCATTAACCGTATATATGGCTTTTATGATGAGTGCAAGAGAAGATATAATGTTCGTTTGTGGAAAGTTTTTACAGATTGTTTTAACTGCCTTCCAGTTGCTGCGCTTATTGATGGTAAGATACTTTGCATGCATGGGGGTCTATCTCCTGAGCTAGAGAGTTTAGATCAGATTAGAAATATTGCTCGTCCAGTGGATGTACCAGACCAAGGTCTCCTTTGTGATTTGCTATGGTCAGACCCTGACAGAGGTATAGATGGTTGGGGTGAAAATGATAGAGGTGTTTCTTATACTTTTGGACATGACAAGGTCACTGAGTTTCTTCAAAAGCATGATTTGGACCTTATCTGCCGAGCCCACCAG GTTGTGGAAGATGGCTTTGAGTTCTTTGCAAAACGCCAGCTAGTGACAATATTCTCTGCTCCAAACTACTGTGGTGAATTTGATAATGCTGGTGCTATGATGAGTGTAGATGACACTTTGACTTGCTCATTTCAGATTCTTAAACCAGCTGACAAGAAAAAAGGGTTTGGAAATAATTTGTTAAAACCAGGAACACCTCCCAGAAAGCTAGCTGGttga
- the LOC121988927 gene encoding ubiquitin-conjugating enzyme E2 36-like isoform X1, producing MGSSNLPPRIIKETQRLLSEPAPGISASPSEENMRYFNVMILGPAQSPYEGGIFKLELFLPQEYPMTAPKVRFLTKIYHPNIDKLGRICLDILKDKWSPALQIRTVLLSIQALLSAPNPDDPLSENIAKHWKTNEAEAVETAREWTRLFASGA from the exons ATGGGGAGCAGCAATCTTCCTCCCAGAATCAtcaag GAAACCCAGAGATTACTCAGCGAGCCAG CTCCTGGCATTAGTGCATCACCGTCGGAGGAGAACATGCGCTACTTCAATGTGATGATCCTTGGGCCAGCACAGTCTCCTTACGAAG gagGTATTTTTAAGCTTGAGTTATTCCTGCCTCAAGAGTACCCTATGACTGCCCCAAAG GTTCGCTTTCTCACTAAAATCTACCATCCAAATATTGACAAG CTTGGACGAATATGCCTTGATATTCTCAAAGATAAGTGGAGTCCAGCACTACAAATTCGAACAGTATTGTTGAG cATTCAAGCACTGTTGAGCGCTCCCAACCCAGATGATCCACTATCTGAGAATATCGCTAAGCATTGGAAGACAAATGAAGCTGAAGCTGTAGAAACAG CAAGAGAATGGACTCGTCTCTTTGCTAGTGGAGCATAA
- the LOC121988927 gene encoding ubiquitin-conjugating enzyme E2 36-like isoform X2: protein MGSSNLPPRIIKETQRLLSEPAPGISASPSEENMRYFNVMILGPAQSPYEGGIFKLELFLPQEYPMTAPKLGRICLDILKDKWSPALQIRTVLLSIQALLSAPNPDDPLSENIAKHWKTNEAEAVETAREWTRLFASGA from the exons ATGGGGAGCAGCAATCTTCCTCCCAGAATCAtcaag GAAACCCAGAGATTACTCAGCGAGCCAG CTCCTGGCATTAGTGCATCACCGTCGGAGGAGAACATGCGCTACTTCAATGTGATGATCCTTGGGCCAGCACAGTCTCCTTACGAAG gagGTATTTTTAAGCTTGAGTTATTCCTGCCTCAAGAGTACCCTATGACTGCCCCAAAG CTTGGACGAATATGCCTTGATATTCTCAAAGATAAGTGGAGTCCAGCACTACAAATTCGAACAGTATTGTTGAG cATTCAAGCACTGTTGAGCGCTCCCAACCCAGATGATCCACTATCTGAGAATATCGCTAAGCATTGGAAGACAAATGAAGCTGAAGCTGTAGAAACAG CAAGAGAATGGACTCGTCTCTTTGCTAGTGGAGCATAA
- the LOC121990529 gene encoding guanine nucleotide-binding protein G(s) subunit alpha isoforms XLas-like, with product MGNCAAKPLALDDAPLPLEKLPSMNDSSVDGDAYKEEEEAAATAKSTSPEHEPLLKSEEVDESNKNDASEAQKDDALKNDENVVSETHTLASEPAEENTGVMDHEITDETTPANPQDTVVVTPQDLTKDEDEDAAFDKPKDPEAIIIENAALSEANVEPEDSEAKVQVEAQEIDAIVKEPNDQEATTIIATPQENPAPLEAQENDATKASKEKKKGDVFHTLFTMYNNLVKKP from the exons ATGGGAAATTGCGCAGCGAAGCCCCTGGCACTCGACGACGCTCCCCTGCCGCTGGAGAAGCTACCGTCAATGAACGATTCATCCGTCGACGGCGATGCCtacaaggaggaggaggaggcggccgCTACGGCCAAAAGCACCTCGCCGGAGCACGAGCCCCTGCTCAAG AGCGAAGAGGTTGATGAATCCAATAAGAATGACGCGTCGGAGGCTCAAAAGGACGATGCGCTCAAAAATGATGAGAATGTTGTCTCAGAGACTCACACACTTGCATCAGAACCTGCAGAAGAAAATACAGGAGTGATGGATCATGAAATAACCGATGAAACAACGCCCGCTAATCCTCAAGACACTGTTGTTGTCACTCCCCAAGATTTAACCAAAGATGAAGACGAGGATGCTGCATTTGATAAACCTAAAGACCCTGAAGCCATCATCATCGAAAATGCTGCACTTTCTGAGGCAAACGTGGAACCAGAGGATTCAGAAGCAAAAGTTCAAGTGGAGGCTCAAGAGATTGATGCCATAGTTAAAGAACCTAATGACCAAGAAGCCACCACCATCATTGCTACTCCCCAAGAAAATCCTGCACCTTTGGAGGCTCAAGAAAATGATGCTACAAAAGCttcaaaagagaagaagaagggagatGTCTTCCACACTCTGTTTACTATGTACAACAATTTGGTAAAGAAGCCTTGA
- the LOC121988928 gene encoding peroxidase P7-like: MASRSQTFVAAVLCMLACSGAVVLVHAQLSPSFYAQSCPILESIVRSAMTQAVAQDATIGASMLRLFFHDCFVNGCDASVLLDDTPTMVGEKNAPPNRNSLRGFVLIDSIKAQVESQCGAVVSCADILAIAARDGVNLLGGPSWVVAQGRRDARTASLSSAGSNLPPATAGISTLASMFASKGLSLRDLTALSGAHTVGNARCSSFRARIYNDTNIDTGFAYWRRQECQSVGGDYSLAPLDATSPTIFDGGYFQNLMAGRGLLHSDQELFNNGPTDWLVQMYGYNPAAFAADFAEAMVKMGNISPLTGSMGEIRLNCRKIN; this comes from the exons ATGGCGTCGCGTTCCCAAACCTTCGTGGCTGCAGTGCTGTGCATGCTCGCTTGCAGTGGTGCAGTGGTGCTGGTTCATGCGCAGTTGTCGCCTTCGTTCTACGCACAAAGCTGCCCCATCTTGGAGAGCATCGTCCGGTCAGCCATGACGCAGGCGGTCGCCCAGGATGCCACGATCGGCGCTTCCATGCTTCGCCTCTTCTTCCATGACTGCTTCGTCAAC GGATGCGACGCCTCTGTGCTTCTCGACGACACGCCGACCATGGTCGGAGAGAAGAACGCTCCCCCAAATCGCAACTCCCTGCGCGGCTTCGTACTCATCGACTCCATCAAGGCGCAAGTGGAATCACAATGCGGAGCCGTCGTCTCCTGCGCTGACATTCTCGCCATCGCCGCCCGTGATGGAGTCAATTTG TTGGGGGGACCGAGCTGGGTGGTGGCTCAGGGTCGGCGGGACGCGCGGACGGCCAGCCTGTCGTCCGCCGGGTCCAACCTCCCGCCGGCCACCGCCGGCATCAGCACCCTCGCGTCCATGTTCGCGTCCAAAGGGCTCAGCTTGCGTGACTTGACGGCGCTCTCCGGCGCCCACACCGTCGGCAACGCCCGCTGCAGCAGCTTCCGCGCGCGCATCTACAACGACACTAACATCGATACCGGTTTCGCCTACTGGCGGCGGCAGGAGTGCCAGAGTGTGGGCGGCGATTACAGTCTTGCACCCCTGGATGCCACGAGCCCCACCATATTCGATGGCGGCTACTTCCAGAACCTGATGGCTGGTAGAGGGCTGCTGCACTCCGACCAGGAACTCTTCAACAACGGCCCGACGGATTGGCTGGTGCAGATGTACGGCTACAATCCGGCGGCTTTTGCCGCCGACTTCGCGGAGGCGATGGTGAAGATGGGGAACATTTCTCCGCTCACGGGGAGCATGGGAGAGATCAGGTTGAACTGCCGAAAGATCAACTGA